DNA from Kitasatospora herbaricolor:
GCGGGCCGTCTCCGGGTGGTCGGCCGCGACGATCGCGATCGCCTCGCCGTGGTAGCGGACCTTGTCGATGGCCAGCGCCGGCTGGTCCTGGATCTCCAGGCCGTAGAACTTGCTGCCCGGGATGTCGTCGTGGGTCAGCACCGCGTAGACGCCGGGGAGCTTCAGGGCCTCGGAGATGTCCACCGAGAGGATGTTGGCCCGGGGGTGCGGCGAGCGCAGCGCCATGCCCCAGAGCATGTCCTCGTGCCACATGTCGGACGAGTAGGCGAACTCGCCCTTGACCTTGAGCGTGCCGTCCGGGCGCAGCGGCGAGCCGCCGATGCCGTCCTTGCTCGCCTGCCGGATGTCCTGAAGGTTCTTCTGACCCTGGATGGTACGAGTACTCATTCGGAGGCCGCCTTCGCGCACTTGCGGGCGGAAGCGAGCCGCACCGCGTCCATGATCTTCTCGTAGCCGGTGCAACGGCACAGGTTCCCGGAGAGTGCCTCACGGATGTCCGTGTCGCTGGGCTGCGCGTCGTTGTCGAGCAGCGCGTCGGTCTGCACAAGCAGGCCGGGGGTGCAGAAGCCGCACTGGACGGCGCCGGCGTCGATGAACGCCTGCTGGACGAGGCCCAGCTCGCCGTTCTCGTCGGTCAGGCCCTCGACGGTGCGGACCTCGCGGCCCTGCACCTGGCCGGCCGCGACCAGACAGGAACAGACCGGGGTGCCGTCCAGGTAGACCGTGCAGGAACCGCACTCGCCCTGCTCGCAGGCGTTCTTGGAGCCCGGCAGGCCGACCCGCTCGCGCAGCACGTAGAGAAGGCTCTCGCCCTCCCAGACGTCGTCCGCCTCCACGGGCTTGCCGTTGGCGGTGAAAGTGACCCTCATGCCGCGCTCCTGATCTGCTTGCTGTAGTCGTTCCACGTCCAGGTGAGGGTCCGCCGGGCCATCACGGCCAGCGAGTGCCGGCGGTAGTCGGCGGTGCCCCGGACATCGTCGATCGGGGAGGCGGCGGCCTTGACCAGCTCGCCGAAGCGCTGGGTGACCTCGGCGCCGAGCAGGTCGCCCGACTCCCACAGGCCGCGCTCGGCGAGCACGCCCTGCAGGTACTCCTCGGCCTCCACCGCGCGGCGCGGGGTGGGCGCGGCCGAACCGATGCCGGTGCCGACCGTGCCGTTCTTGGGGTGCAGCGCGAAGCCGAAGGCGCAGACCGCGATGACCATCGCGTTGCGGGTGCCGATCTTCGAGAACTGCTGCGGGCCGTCCGCCACGGGGATGTGGACGCGGCGGATCAGCTCGTCCTGCTCCATGGAGTTCCGCTTCACGCCGACGTAGAAGTCGTCGATCGCGATCAGCCGGGTGCCCCGGGCGTGCGAGGCGACCTCGACGAAGACGTCGCGGCCGGCGGCCAGCAGCGCGGGGTGGGCGTCACCGGCCGGGGAGGCCCCGCCCAGGTTGCCGCCCACCCCGCCGCGGTTGCGGATCTGCGGCGAGCCGACGGTGTGGGCCGCCAGCGCGAGTCCGGGGAGCGGTCCGGACAGCTCGTTGATGATCCGGGTGTACGGCACCGAGGCGCCGAGCCGGACCACGTCCCCCGTGATCTCCCATTCGGTGAGCTCGGTGATGCGGTTGAGGTCGAGAATCGCGGATGGCCGGTGCACGTCGAAGTTCATCTCGACCATGACGTCCGTACCGCCCGAGATGGGCAGCGCGGTCGGGTACTCAGCCTTCGCCGCGAGTGCCTCGTCCCAGGTAGCGGGCCGAAGGAACTCCATGCGGGTGTCTCCTCAAGTCGTTGCCAGCTCGAACAACTGGGCACTGTGCCCGAGATCCCTCCCGACCCGCCCAGATGGGCGCGTCCGGACGGGTCTCGAAACCCCTGGTGTGTCGGACCTTGCTACCGTCTCGTTGCCGAAGCGTTGAGTCCTGGTCACCGGGGTGTGTCCGGCGGCGTGTGGCCAGTGAACCGCCGACGGACCACCCGGAGGCAGTCACCGATGGCATGAAGCCTTCGCGGTGCTGCCGCCCGGCATCCTGTACGTTCCTCTAAGGTGGACAATCGCCCAGCCCAGCGGTCGCAAGGCCGCTGCTTACGACCGTAATCCGGCCGTGATTGCGAAGCTACGGCCCCGTGACCCACGGGCGTGTTGATGCGTAACGCCGAGCACTGGTGTTCGGGCACACTGTGAGCCCCGCAGGCGAGTCCGCCAGTCGCGCCCCCACCCTGCTCATGCCCCCACCCCCAGCCGAAGGAGTCTGCGGATGCGTGTCCGTGACCTGCTCGCCCCCGGAGCCCCGAGACTGCGGCTGCTCGCCGGCGAGGACGAGCTCGACCGCCAGGTCAGCGGCGTCATGACCACGGACCTGCACGACCCCGGCCGCTACCTGCACGGCGGCGAACTGGTGCTCACCGGCATGCTCTGGCGCACCGCCCCCGAGGACTCCGAGCGCTTCGTGCGCACCCTGGCGGCCGGCGGCGCCGTCGCCCTGGCCGCCGGCGAGGCCGAGGTCGGCCCGGTGCCCGAGGACCTCGTCGAGGCCTGTCGCCGGCACCGCATGCCGCTGCTCGCCGTGCCCGACGACATCGCCTTCGGAGCCGTCGCCGAGTTCATCGGCCGGCAGGTCTCCGCCGACCGCGCCGCCGACCTGTCCGCCCTGGTGGACCGACACCGGCTGCTGGTCTCGGCGGCCGGCGGCGGCGGCCTGGACGCCGTCCTCGACCTGCTCGGCGGCGACCTGGACCTGGACTGCTGGGTGCTCACCCCCACCGGCGCGGTGATCGCGGGCCCCGCCGACCGGCTCAGCGCGGAGGACCGCGACCAGCTCGTCCGGGCCCACCTCGGTGCCCAGCGCCAGCGCCGCCGGCCCCCGCACCGGGCCCGGATCGCCTCCGGCTCGTACTCGCTGATCCCGGCGCCCGCCGTCCCCGGCGCCGAGGCCCCGCTCGCCGACTGGGTGCTCGCCGTGGCCGGCGACGTCACCGAGTGGACCGCCAAGCGCCAGCAGCTCGCCGAGAACCTCGCCCGGTTGGTGGCCGCCGAGCGCACCCGCCGCGACGAGGGCCGCCGGCTGCGCCGCCGCCTCGCCGACGAGGTGCTGGCCCTGCTCCAGCGCGACGCCGACCCCTCCGAGATCAGCCGCACCCTGTACGCCTCCTCGGCGATGGCCGCCCGCTACGAGGGCCGCGAGCCCAAGCCGCAGGCTCCCGAGGGCTCCTGGCTGGTGGTCAGCGCCGAGGGCACCGGGCTGCCGGACGGCGCGGTCCGCTCGATCCTGGAGGAAGCTCTCACCGAGACCTCCGACCGGGCGCTGGTGGCCGGCGGCGGAACGGGAGCGGTGGTCGTGCTGCCCGCCCCGGACACCGCCGTCCCCGCCGACGCGCTGCGCGAACTGCTCGCCCCGCTGGAGGCCGGCCTCGGCTCCGAGGGCCGGATCACCCTCGGCGTCTCCGCCCCCGCCCAGGAGGCCGGCGGACTGCGCGGCGCCCTGGAGGAGGCCCGGCACGCCCGCCGGATCGCCGCCGCCCGGGTCGGCCGGGTCTGCGTGGCCGGGCCGGAGGAGCTGGCCTCGCACGTCCTGCTGCTGGCCGCCGTCCCGGACGAGGTCCGCCGGGCCTTCCGCAGCCGCCTGCTGGACAAGGTCATCGCCTACGACATCGAGCACCAGGCGGACCTGGTCCGCACCCTGGAGGCCTTCCTGCGCTCGGACGGCTCCTGGACGCGCTGCGCCGCCCAGCTGCACGTGCACGTGAACACCCTGCGGTACCGGATCGGCCGGATCGAGGAGCTGACCGGCCGTGACCTGTCCCGGCTGGAGGACCGGGTCGACTTCTACCTGGCGCTGGAACTGGCCTGACCGGCCGTCGGCCGGGCGGCCGCGGTCGCGCGAACGCCGTAGGGCCCCCGGCGCGGGGGCCCCACGGCGTTCCGGGCGGGCGGCCCGGGCGGGTGCGGGGGACGGCTCAGGGCTGGACGGGGATCACGCTGGTCAGCCATTCGAAGACGCCCGGGACCATCGGCTTCCAGACGTCGCTGGCGTGCGGGCCGGTGGTCTCCACGGGCTGCACGGTGGTCGGCGCCTTCGCGGCGTCCCGGAGCGCGAGGGCGTCCTCGAAGCCGTCGCCCTTGTTGCCGCTCAGGTACAGCGCGACCTTGGGGGGCTGGGCGGCCGCCTTCAGGATGTTGACCGGGTTGTTGGCCTCGCGCAGCTTCGGGTCCTGGCCGGCCAGCGACGCCTTCTCGGCGGCGGGGTCGTTGTAGCCGGAGAGGCTCACCCCGGCCCGGTAGCGGTTGGGGTGCGCGACGGCCAGCTTGGTGGCGCAGTGCGCCCCGGCGGAGTAGCCGGCCACCGCCCAGCGGTCGGGGGACGGGTCCACCCGGAAGTTGTCCATGATCATCTGCGGTACGTCCCGGGACAGCCAGGTCTCGGCGTTCGCCTTGCCCGGCACGTCGGTGCAGCCCGCGTCGACCTGGTTGCCCAGGAGCAGGGTCCGCGGCGAGACCAGGATGAACGGCGCCACCTTGCCCTGCGCCATCAGCGGCTTCAGCTGCTCGGAGACCTTGAGCGTGCCGTACCAGGTGCTGGAGGAGCCCGGCCAGCCCGGGATCAGCTCGACCACCGGGAACTTCTTGTCCTTGTGGGCGGGGTCGT
Protein-coding regions in this window:
- a CDS encoding (2Fe-2S)-binding protein encodes the protein MRVTFTANGKPVEADDVWEGESLLYVLRERVGLPGSKNACEQGECGSCTVYLDGTPVCSCLVAAGQVQGREVRTVEGLTDENGELGLVQQAFIDAGAVQCGFCTPGLLVQTDALLDNDAQPSDTDIREALSGNLCRCTGYEKIMDAVRLASARKCAKAASE
- a CDS encoding FAD binding domain-containing protein, which codes for MEFLRPATWDEALAAKAEYPTALPISGGTDVMVEMNFDVHRPSAILDLNRITELTEWEITGDVVRLGASVPYTRIINELSGPLPGLALAAHTVGSPQIRNRGGVGGNLGGASPAGDAHPALLAAGRDVFVEVASHARGTRLIAIDDFYVGVKRNSMEQDELIRRVHIPVADGPQQFSKIGTRNAMVIAVCAFGFALHPKNGTVGTGIGSAAPTPRRAVEAEEYLQGVLAERGLWESGDLLGAEVTQRFGELVKAAASPIDDVRGTADYRRHSLAVMARRTLTWTWNDYSKQIRSAA
- a CDS encoding PucR family transcriptional regulator is translated as MRVRDLLAPGAPRLRLLAGEDELDRQVSGVMTTDLHDPGRYLHGGELVLTGMLWRTAPEDSERFVRTLAAGGAVALAAGEAEVGPVPEDLVEACRRHRMPLLAVPDDIAFGAVAEFIGRQVSADRAADLSALVDRHRLLVSAAGGGGLDAVLDLLGGDLDLDCWVLTPTGAVIAGPADRLSAEDRDQLVRAHLGAQRQRRRPPHRARIASGSYSLIPAPAVPGAEAPLADWVLAVAGDVTEWTAKRQQLAENLARLVAAERTRRDEGRRLRRRLADEVLALLQRDADPSEISRTLYASSAMAARYEGREPKPQAPEGSWLVVSAEGTGLPDGAVRSILEEALTETSDRALVAGGGTGAVVVLPAPDTAVPADALRELLAPLEAGLGSEGRITLGVSAPAQEAGGLRGALEEARHARRIAAARVGRVCVAGPEELASHVLLLAAVPDEVRRAFRSRLLDKVIAYDIEHQADLVRTLEAFLRSDGSWTRCAAQLHVHVNTLRYRIGRIEELTGRDLSRLEDRVDFYLALELA
- a CDS encoding alpha/beta hydrolase, which encodes MQLLGTPFLICTIILVPVSIALALLFWGKVRGPRPLRILSRLAMLLFCQFTAVTMVFVMVNNANLIYGSWDDLLGTGHHVRAVPSVPPLDTSGTSAPGQDAAKPPAKVVQSFKNVDDPKVPGDVQRTELKGQLSGIDGEVLVWLPPQYNDPAHKDKKFPVVELIPGWPGSSSTWYGTLKVSEQLKPLMAQGKVAPFILVSPRTLLLGNQVDAGCTDVPGKANAETWLSRDVPQMIMDNFRVDPSPDRWAVAGYSAGAHCATKLAVAHPNRYRAGVSLSGYNDPAAEKASLAGQDPKLREANNPVNILKAAAQPPKVALYLSGNKGDGFEDALALRDAAKAPTTVQPVETTGPHASDVWKPMVPGVFEWLTSVIPVQP